The genomic window AATTGCAGCGGCCATGGTTGGTTCGGTATTTTCGAGTGTGGCTTGGGAAAACGTAACTTTTGTTTCGGGAGAAATCGAAAATCCTAAGAAAAATGTAGTACGTTCTATGGTTTTGGGTACCTCGGCGGTGATGATTCTTTATTTATTGGTCAATTTTATCTATCTCAATACCCTAAACAGAGATAGTATTGCATTTGCCCTCAATGATCGGGTTGCTGTTGCAGCCTCAGAGCAGATTTTCGGTAGTGGAATCGGCACAATTGTAATTGCATTGTTGGTCATGATTTCTACTTTCGGTTGTGTTAATGGAATCGTATTGGCAGGTGCAAGGGTTTTTCAAACCATGGCTAAAGATGGAATGTTTTTTAAAGCAGCATTAAAAAACAATAAAAATGGAGTTCCTGAAAGATCACTTTGGATGCAGGGCATTTGGGCATCTGCTTTATGTTTAAGTGGGCAATATGGTAATCTTTTAGATATGATTTCCTTTGTTATTGTGCTCTTTTATATGATTACTGTTTTTGGTGTTATTTATTTAAGGATAAAACAACCTGGCCTTGAAAGGCCTTACAAAACCTGGTTATATCCAGTTACGCCGATTATTTACTTATTGATAGGAGCGGCATTTTGTATTTTGCTGCTTATTTATAAACAGCAGTATACCTGGCCGGGCCTTGTGATTGTTTTGCTGGGGGTGCCCGTCTATTTTTTTATTAATAAAAAAGAGCAGCAAGACTAGCCAGGGTCGTCCTGCTGAACTTGTTTTACAAGGTAGAAATAGTATTTTTAATTGCCTTGTAGCTACTATGTAGTCAGCATCTTACTGGTAGATAGATCATGAAACAAGTTCAGGATGATGGTACGAGATGAAGAATTAATACGGAACCTCGCAGTTTTTAAAAACCGCGAGGTTTTTACATTAAAGAATATTGTCTGTCAACTGGCTTTTAATCTCAAATCTAATGTTTCACATCTCACGTCAAACCCCTTCAATCTCATTTTTACATTTTGAAAAGCAGGGTTCTGCCTCAATCGGTTCCGAAAGCCCCGTTATCCGCTTTACTTCTCCCGATGGAAAAATCGGGATCGTGCCCGCTGCTACCGGGTTTAGCTAAACAAACCTGTGCAAGAAACCAAGTGTTCTAAACCCGACATGGTGGATACCGGCCTTGCGCCTAAGGCCTGCAGGCGTATGAGCATGTGGCGGGAAAATATTGATATGGAACACTGCGGCTGCTTTACTAAATAATTGAAAGTATGATGTGTTATCTGTTTCTTAGATTAGTTGGAAAACAGGGTTCTGCTTCAATCGGTTCCGAAAGCCCCGTTATCCGCTTTACTTCTCCCGATGGAAAAATCGGGATCGTGCCCGCTGCTACCGGGTTTAGCTAAACAAACCTGTGCAGGAAACTAAGTGTTCTAAACCCGACATGGCGGATACCGGCCTTGCGCCTAAGGCCTGCAGGCGTATGAGCATATGGCGGGACTAACACTACGAAGAACCACAGGCCTTGCTTTTCTAAAAGAAATGGTTAAACTATATTTTAAACTTTGGAGTTGCAATTTGTTTTCCCTAAACCCTAAACAAAAAAAAACGTATGATTTTTTAGACTAAAGCTAAAAAAGCAGTGTTCCATAGTAAAGTGTCGGTAAAAATTTTTCAACAATTTTATCAACCTGTATTATTAGTTTAAATCCATTTTCAAGCTATTTAAACATTTATTTTCTTTCTTTTGGTTTTTACTTTAATGATTGTTAGTGAGGGGGCTACCTTACAATTGGCCTGATATTTGGTTTGAGAGCTACCGTGGCTCAGCTACGCTAATCAAATTTTAACCTTTAAATTTTAAAACTATGGCTTTCAAAGCTGGATTAAATTTTTCAGGCAAAGAGTACCACGTACTTCAGTATGCCTATGTGTTTAACCATGATGTAGATCTATTTGGGAATTCCTATGCCATAACTCATTGTGCTAATATAAATATCAGATCAGGTGAAAACCCGGATTAATTAGCCTAATGCTCATTTGAGGTGTTGGAATAAATGGTGTTGCCGCTTTAAGTCAACCGCTATTTGCCGGCACTGCTTTTAGACCTTTAACATGCAGATTATGCGCTCATACTTCCGTTTTAATATGTTTTTTGTTTTGTTATATGCGGTATCTGCCTGTTTTGTAGGGTGTAATGTAGATAACAAGCAGGATAAACCAAACAATAATAAAATAGCAGAAAAAGCAAGTGTTACCGGTCTGTTTCTTTCTTATACCGATTCAGTGGCAAAACTTCCTTTAAACAGGTTTAACGAAACTGGCATAATATTATTGAACAAATCGTTCGCAGATGAATTACCGCTAAGCATATATAAGGGTAAACAAACTAACAATGATCAAAATATCATCATTCAACCTTATCAAAATAACGATACCGCTACCATAATTGGGGGAATTATATTATTGGTTCCAAAATCGATTACCGACTCTTTACACATAGGTGATTTTACGCGGCATTTTAGAGATCTTAAAAAAGAAAAGCCGATGATTGGTGTTACAGAGCAGCCCCGTCCTGTTCAGATAAATGTGGATGCCAATACAGCAATAAAATTAACTTTTAACGATAACGAAAAATTAGCGCTTGCCCATGTAACCATGGTTGAGGTTTTAAAATATAGATAAACAACAATGAATACGCTCGTGAAAATTAAAGAATATGATGCACACGGTGGACCTTCCAATGTGAAAATGGGAGGTGATGACCATGCGCAGACTTCTACAACCGTTGGAAGGTTTGTTATAAAAAGTATAGGGAAACACCTCA from Flavobacterium sp. W4I14 includes these protein-coding regions:
- a CDS encoding hypothetical protein (product_source=Hypo-rule applied), yielding MAFKAGLNFSGKEYHVLQYAYVFNHDVDLFGNSYAITHCANINIRSGENPD
- a CDS encoding hypothetical protein (product_source=Hypo-rule applied; cleavage_site_network=SignalP-noTM; transmembrane_helix_parts=Outside_1_3,TMhelix_4_26,Inside_27_186), producing the protein MRSYFRFNMFFVLLYAVSACFVGCNVDNKQDKPNNNKIAEKASVTGLFLSYTDSVAKLPLNRFNETGIILLNKSFADELPLSIYKGKQTNNDQNIIIQPYQNNDTATIIGGIILLVPKSITDSLHIGDFTRHFRDLKKEKPMIGVTEQPRPVQINVDANTAIKLTFNDNEKLALAHVTMVEVLKYR
- a CDS encoding hypothetical protein (product_source=Hypo-rule applied), which codes for MFHISRQTPSISFLHFEKQGSASIGSESPVIRFTSPDGKIGIVPAATGFS
- a CDS encoding APA family basic amino acid/polyamine antiporter (product_source=KO:K03294; cog=COG0531; ko=KO:K03294; pfam=PF13520; transmembrane_helix_parts=Outside_1_14,TMhelix_15_37,Inside_38_43,TMhelix_44_66,Outside_67_93,TMhelix_94_116,Inside_117_135,TMhelix_136_158,Outside_159_172,TMhelix_173_192,Inside_193_226,TMhelix_227_249,Outside_250_270,TMhelix_271_293,Inside_294_313,TMhelix_314_347,Outside_348_392,TMhelix_393_415,Inside_416_427,TMhelix_428_450,Outside_451_454,TMhelix_455_474,Inside_475_480), which translates into the protein MKIEKEDGPSKRKLSLFDATMLVMGSMIGSGIFIVSADIMRNLGSGYWLIVVWVITGLMTVAAAISYGELSSMFPKAGGQYTYLKEIFGKMMGFLYGWGLFTVIQTGTIAAVAVAFGKFTAYLIPALNDAAPIFQSGGYKITWIQILAIGVILLLTYINTKGVEGGKILQNIFTGSKIVALIGLIILGFLLVKNSFWAGNMSFGWDAFNNLKTDPSGNFLKSGWESISGMAIMGGIAAAMVGSVFSSVAWENVTFVSGEIENPKKNVVRSMVLGTSAVMILYLLVNFIYLNTLNRDSIAFALNDRVAVAASEQIFGSGIGTIVIALLVMISTFGCVNGIVLAGARVFQTMAKDGMFFKAALKNNKNGVPERSLWMQGIWASALCLSGQYGNLLDMISFVIVLFYMITVFGVIYLRIKQPGLERPYKTWLYPVTPIIYLLIGAAFCILLLIYKQQYTWPGLVIVLLGVPVYFFINKKEQQD